The Prochlorococcus marinus str. MIT 1214 sequence AGGAGCCATTCTATTGACTAACAATGGAGACTTAACGCTAAGACTTACACATCCCAAGTACTCTCACACAAAAACATATCTAGTTTGGGTAAGTGGTCAGCCAAGTAAATCAATATTAGATAATTGGAGAAAAGGAATTTTACTGGATGGTAAAATGACCATGCCAGCGCAAATAGAAGTATTAGATAAAGTTAATCACAAGACTCTTCTAAAAGTAATTCTCAAAGAAGGCCGCAATCGCCAAATTCGTAAAATAGCAAATCTCATTGGACATCCCGTTCAAGATTTGCAAAGAACATCGATCTCAAATATAAATTTAAATGGACTGCAAGAAGGAAAATGGAGAGAGCTAAAGACAGAGGAATGGATTTCAATTATTAATTAAAATATTTGCATTTTATGGTTTTAAATTTTCCTTT is a genomic window containing:
- a CDS encoding pseudouridine synthase, which produces MSLNRLQKIISESGLLSRRKADLLIKQGRVTLNGRRAILGEKADPDTDHILVDGRDLPKKLDHKVFLLNKPYGVISSCQDNHGRKTILSLIPSHLRFGMYPVGRLDFDSRGAILLTNNGDLTLRLTHPKYSHTKTYLVWVSGQPSKSILDNWRKGILLDGKMTMPAQIEVLDKVNHKTLLKVILKEGRNRQIRKIANLIGHPVQDLQRTSISNINLNGLQEGKWRELKTEEWISIIN